The genomic interval TTCTTTATCGAATTCTTCTTGAGTAAATTGAGAGTTTTTAACTCCGTCTGCCATCAATTCTAATACTTCTGGAAAATATTTTGTTAATGATCTTGCAGAAGCTCCAGAACTATAAAAATTAACTCCGGCTCCTAAGAAATCTACTTTTTCGTTAAATTCATCTTTGGTAATGTTTTCTGTTCCTCTACCTAATAAACTTCCCATTATGGTAGAAACTCCAGCTTTATCTCCTTCTACTACAGGTCTATTATCTATAGTTAAATTAGCAGACGCTCTTGGTAATTTATGGTTTTCTACCATAATTACTTGTAGTCCGTTAGATAAAGTAAATTTTTCTGATTTTCCTAATTGAACCTTTGGTGCTGGTCCTGGTTTAGGTTGTTGGCTTCTATCTATTTGCGCAGTTGTAGCAAAAGACATTGCTATAAGTGCGATAAGTGATATTATCTGTTTTTTCATTGTATATGTATGTCTTTTGTTAATTATTTTTTAGGTAAATACTCTAAAGTTACTCTTTGATTTGGGTTTAGATATTTTTTAGCTACTTCTCTAATATCTTCACGAGTAATAGAACGATAAATCTCAATTTCTGTATTAATTAAATTTGTATCTCCGTATAATACATTGTATCGTGCTAAAGAGTTTGCAATTCCTTCTACACTTGAGTTAGAATTTACAAATTGATTTTCGAATTGATTTTGAAGTTTTTGGTATGTTTTTTCTGAAATTAATTCTGTTTGTAGTTTTACAATTTCTTCATCAATTTCTGTAACAATGTCAGCTAATTTAGTTTCACCTTGTGGTAAGCCAAAAATAATATACGTTCCGTAATCCTCTTGACTTAAGTTAATAGCACCAGCTTGTAATGCCATTTTTTTAGTATCTACTAACTTTTTATATAGTACAGAACTTTTTCCTGTGCTTAAATAAGAAGAAATCATATCTAATACTCTTGAATCTTTTGTTTTCATAGATGGCGTTCTGTACGCTGTCATAATCGCTGGGATTTGAATATTAGGGTCATACCCTTTTGCTGCAATTGGAGAAGTAATAGGTTCTTCCTGTATTACTGTTCTTTCTAAATCTGCTCCACGAGGAATTGGACCAAAATAAGCTTCAATCAATTTTTTTGCGTTTGCAACATCAATATCACCTGCAACCACTAAAGTAGCGTTATTTGGTACATAGAATTTTTTGTTAAATGCTAAAAAATCTTCTAAAGTAGCATCATCTAAGTGTTGCATTTCTCCAATTGTTGTTCCTTTATATGGATGTTTTTTAAAGATTTCTTTTTTTACATATTCTAAAAAACGAGAATAAGGTTGGTTATCTACTCTTAATCTTTTCTCTTCTTTTACAACTTCGTTTTGAGTGTCTACACCATCTTGACCAATAATAGGATGTAATAAACGTTCAGACTCCATCCATAAACCTAATTTTAGATTGTTAGAAGGAAATACTTCATAATAATAAGTTCTATCATCAGTTGTATTGGCATTATTTTTTCCACCATTTGCCGCAACTATTTTAAACCATTCTCCTTTATCAATATTTTCTGTTCCTTCAAATAACAAATGCTCAAAAAAGTGAGCCATACCAGTTCTGTCTGGTTGTTCGTCTTTTGCACCAACATGGTACATTACTGCCGTAGTAACTACGGGTGCAGATTTGTCTTGATGTAAAATAACGTGCATTCCGTTACTTAAGTCATACTCTTCAAATTCTACTTGTTGTGCATTTATAGAAAATGCGACTAAAAAAGCAGAAGTAAGAGATAAAATACTTTTCTTCATAAAATTTATTTAATAAGTTATTAATTGATATTCTGTTTGACGCTCGGAGGTTTTATTTGTTACACTTTTTGTCAAACAATTTGTGTACACTTCAAAAATAAAAAAAGATATACTTAAAAAGTGGAGGTTATTTCTTTTATTGTGCTGATTTTGATAAAATTATTTATAAAAACAATATTGGTTAGTTGTAAAAAAGATGTATATTTGCACCCGCATTTTCATTAGGATAATGCAAAATAATTAGTAATAAACGCAAAACAAATAGTATGTACGCAATCGTAGAGATGGCAGGGCAGCAGTTTAAAGTTGCAAAAGACCAAAAAGTATACGTTCACCGTTTACAAGGAGAAGTAGGATCAAAAGTTACTTTTGATAACGTTCTTTTACTTGATGAAGCAGGTAATGTAACTATTGGCGCCCCAGCTATAGAAGGAGCTTCAGTAACAGCTCAAATTTTAAGTCACTTAAAAGGTGATAAAGTAATCGTTTTCAAGAAGAAAAGAAGAAAAGGTTACATTAAGAAAAACGGACACAGACAATTTTTAAGCGAGATTCTTATCGAATCTATTGCTGCTTCTGGTAGCACAAAAGCTGCTCCTAAGGCAACTAAAGCTGCTCCAAAGAAATCTGCTAAAGCAGATGACTTAAAGAAAATTGAAGGTGCAGGACCTAAAGCTGCAGAAGCTTTAGTAGCTGCAGGATTAGATACTTTTGCAAAAGTAGCAAAAGCAGATCCAGCAAAATTGAGTGAAATCTTAACTGAAGCTAGTTCTAGATTATCTCATTTAGTAACAACTACTTGGCCTAAACAAGCTGGTTTAGCTGCAGAAGGTAAGTGGGATGAATTAAAAGAATTACAAGATAGATTAGACGGAGGTATTGAAAAATAATTCCTAAAAATTTAACTTTAACCTATAAAAACTCAATAACATGGCACATAAAAAAGGTGTAGGTAGTTCGAAGAATGGTAGAGAATCAGAATCGAAACGACTAGGAGTAAAAATATTTGGAGGACAAGCTGCAATTGCAGGGAACATTATTGTTCGTCAAAGAGGAACAACTCACAATCCGGGAGAAAACGTTTACATGGGTAAAGATCATACTTTACATGCAAAAGTTGACGGTGTTGTAGAATTCCGTAAGAAAAAGGATAACAGATCTTATGTATCTATTACTCCATTTGAAGCTTAGTCTATTTAAGTTTTAAAATTATTAGAAACGCTCAAACATGAAAATGTTTGAGCGTTTCTGTTTTTAGAAATTATTACTAGTAAATTAATTACTTTTTAGATTGCTAAAGTGAATCATTTCCTATTTTAAGAAAGGTAATTCAGGTGATAAATCAGTATATATCTAGCCTATTAAATAAATTTCACAATAAGAATAAAAGTAAGTTGTTGTAATAGAGAATGGGTGTAAGTACGTGTTTTTTAGATTATTATAACTGTATTTTGTGGTGTTTACAACTGCTAGTCATTTTATTGTTGTATATTTAACCATGAAATTTAATTTACTTGTAACATTTTTTTCGGGGGAATATGAATGTTATTAATAATAGTTAAATTTCATAAATAAAAATAAGCTACTCTTCGGGTAGCTTTTTTTTTATCTAGTTAATTATGTAGAAGCTTAGTTGTTACTATTTCGTATTTTTACGGCTATGAAATTTTTATACAACTTTGTCGTTTTTATTGCCGCTCTGTTACTGCCAATAATTGCTTTATTTAATAAAAAAATAAAACTTTTTGTATCTGGTAGAAATGAAACATTTTCTAAGATATCTGCCTTAAAGAACTCAGAAGTTATTTGGTTTCATGCAGCTTCTTTAGGCGAGTTTGAACAAGCAAGGCCAATTATCGAATCAATTAAAAAAGAATACCCAACATATAAAATTTTAGTCACTTTTTTTTCTCCTTCGGGATATGAAATTAGAAAAGATTATAATTTAGCAGATGTTATTTGTTATTTACCTTTAGACTCTAAAGCAAAAGCAAGAAAATTTGTAGAAACTGTAAATCCTAAATTTGCCGTTTTTGTAAAATATGAATTTTGGCCGAATCTTTTAAATGAATTAAAATCAAAAGAAATTCCTACAATTTTAGTTTCTGGTATTTTAAGAGAAAAACAATTGTTCTTTAAGAGTTATGGCGGTTTTATGAGAGACGCATTAAAAGCTTTTCATCATTTTTTTGTGCAAGACGAAAAATCTAAAGAATTACTAGAATCTATCAACTTTAAAAACGTTACCATTGCTGGTGATACTCGTTTTGATAGAGTTTCTAAAATATTAGAACAAGATAATGTATTAGGTTTTATCAATCAGTTTAAAGATGGTAAATACACAATTGTTGCAGGAAGTACTTGGCAAGAAGATGAAGCGTTGTTGGTAAATTACATCAATAATAATGCAACAGCAGATGAGAAGTTTATTATTGCACCACATAATATTAAACACGATGCAATTTTAGAATTACAGAATTCCATCAACAAAAAAACAGTTTTATTTTCCGATAAAGCGGATAAAAACCTCGCTGAATACCAAGTTTTTATTATTGATACGATTGGTATTTTAACTAAGATTTATGCTGCAGCAGATTTAGCCTATGTCGGTGGAGGTTTAAAAACAGGTTTACATAATATATTAGAACCTGCAACTTTTGGTATTCCTGTTGTGATTGGTAATAATTACGACAAATTTAAAGAAGCGGTAGATTTGGTGAAAATAGGTGGCTGTATTTCAATTTCAAATCAAGAAGAATTTACATCTAATTTTATCAGTCTAAAAAATGATGAAAACTTTAGAAAGTTAACAGGAGTCATTAATAAGAGGTATATTCAAGATAACCTTGGAGCAACAAAATTAATTATGAATTATTTAAAAGAGAAGATTTAATAATGGATTTTATATTACAACCTTGGGCTTGGTATGTTGGTGGGCCTTTAATAGCAATTTCATTACTCTTATATTTTTACTTTGGTAAAAATTTTGGGGCATCAACAAATTTTGAAACTTTATGCACCATTGCTGGTGCAGATAAAGTATCGGATTATTTTAAGAAAGATTGGAAAGACAGAGATTTTGCATTGATGTTTGTAGTCGGTTTAATTATTGGTGGCTTTATTTCTGCAAATTTTTTAACGCCAAATCAAGCAATAGATTTAAACCCAAAAACGGTGCAAGAATTAACAGATTTAGGTTTTTCTAATGTTGGAAATCAATATTTTCCTGATGAAATTTTTAGTGAAGATGTTGTCTTCTCTTTAAAAGGATTTTTAATCTTAATTATTTCTGGAGTTTTAATTGGTTTTGGAACTCGTTATGCTGGCGGTTGTACTTCTGGCCACGCAATTACAGGTTTAAGTAATTTAGAGTTGCCTTCTTTATTGGCGGTAATCGGGTTTTTTATTGGTGGTATTATTGCTACTTGGTTTATAATTCCTTTAATTTTTTAGATATGAAAAACATTAAATTTTTAATATTAGGAATCTTTTTCGCAATCGTTTTAAGCAAAACACAAGCAATTAGTTGGTATCGATTTTACGAAATGTTTAAGTTTCAATCTTTTCATATGTTTGGAATAATTGGAGGAGCAGTTGTAATTTCTATGATTTTTATGCAACTTTTTAAAAGTGGAAAAATAAAGGACATTCACGGGAATAAAATAATACCAAAACCGAAAGAAAAAGGATTTGTGAGAACTCTTTTAGGAGGAACCTTTTTTGGTTTAGGTTGGGGGATTTCTGGTGCTTGTGCAGCTCCAATTTTTGTTATACTTGGTTTCGAATTAATTCCTGCTTTAATTTTGTTGTTCGGATCGCTTTTAGGAACGTTATTGTATGGCGTTTTAAGTAAAAAACTACCCAATTAAATGAGCAAATTAGTAGATGGTTTTGGTAGGCAAATGGAATATGTGCGACTAGCAGTTACAGATCGTTGTAATTTGCGTTGCCAATATTGTATGCCTGCGCATGGTATAGATATTGTTCCGAGACAAGAATTACTTACTTTTAAAGAAATGTATCGTTTAATTCGTGTGTTAACCGAATTGGGGGTGAATAAAGTCCGTTTAACTGGTGGAGAACCTTTTGTGCGTAAAGATTTTGTTGGTTTTTTAGAAATGTTGTCTTATAACGATTTGTTAGACGCCATAAATATTACTACAAATGGTGCAATGATTTCTAAGCATATTTCTAAAATAGAGGAGTTAGAAAAAGTGAAAAATATCAATTTAAGTATTGATAGTTTAAATAGAGAAAAGTTTGCGAAAATTACTAGAAGAGATGTGTATCCAGAGGTTTATAAAACCTTTGAATTACTAGAGAAAAGTAGTTTAAATTTAAAACTAAATGTAGTTGTACAATCTGGTTTTAACACAAATGAAATTGTAGATTTTGTACGATTAACAAAAGATAAAAATGTTGCTGTCCGTTTTATAGAAGAAATGCCTTTTAATGGAAAAGGACAACGAGATATGAAAGAAAATTGGACTTTTAAGAAGATTTTAAACGAGGTGAAAACTGAGTTTGATGTTAATGAAATTCAATCAGAAAAATCATCAACTTCTAGAAATTATAAAGTAGACAATCATGTTGGAACTTTCGGAATAATTCCTGCTTTTACAAGAACTATTTGTAACGATTGTAATAGAATAAGAATAACATCTACCGGAACTTTTAAAAACTGTTTGTTTGATGATGGCGTTTTTAATTTAAGAGATTTTATTAGAAAAGGTGCTTCTAATGACGATTTAAAAGAACTATTTTTAGGTTTGGTAAAACAGAAACCAGAAAATGGTTTTATAGCAGAAGCAAATAGAAAAGATGGTGGTGCTTCAGAGAGTATGAGTACTATTGGAGGGTAAAAAGAGTGTAATCGTGTAAGTGTTTAATTGTTTAAAACAGAGCGTTACAATTACACGATTAAACAAATAAACAATTACACGTTTTTAAAATATGATTTCAGTAGAAGAAGCTTTGCAAACCGTTTTAAATTCATATCAAGATTTTGGAGTTGAAGAAATTCCGTTTATAAAATCTGTTGGTAGAATTTTAAAGGAAGAAATTTTTGCAGATAGAGATTTTCCTCCATTTAATAGAGTTTCTATGGATGGAATTGCAATTGATTATTCTGCATTTACTTCTCGACTGCGCTCGAAGAGACCGTTAAGTTTCAAAATAGAAGGAATTCAAGCTGCGGGAAGTGAACAAATTACACTTAAAAACACTGAAAATTGTATTGAAGTAATGACTGGAGCTGTTTTACCAAACAATGCAAATACTGTTATTCGATACGAAGATGTAACAATAGAAAACGGAGTTGCAACCATAAATATTGATGCAATTAACGATGGCCAAAATGTTCATTCGAAAGGAAAAGATGGACAAAAAGGAGATGTATTAATTGAAGAAAATAAAATAATTTCTGCAGCAGAAATTGGTGTTTTAGCTACCGTTGGGAAATCTACAGTAAAAGTTGCAAAACAATCAAAAGTAATGATTGTTTCTACGGGTGATGAATTGGTTGGGGTAGATGAAATTCCGCTAGAACATCAAATAAGAAGAAGCAATGTGTTTACATTAGTGTCTTTGTTAGAAAGATTAAATATTCCATCAGAAACCGCACATATTACAGATGATAAGCCAATTTTAAAATCAAAAATAGAAAACTACTTACAAGAATATGATGTTTTGCTTTTTAGTGGTGCTGTAAGTAAAGGTAAATATGACTTTTTGCCAGAAGTTTTTGATGAATTAGGAGTTGAAAAACTGTTTCATAAAGTAGCACAAAGACCTGGAAAACCATTCTGGTTTGGAAGAAAATCTTTTCTTAATGAAAATAATTTAAATTCAGATAATCAGACAAATGATAAATATAAAAAGAACACAATTGTATTCGGATTTCCTGGGAATCCAATTTCTACTTTTGTAAATTGTGTAGCCTATTTTTATCCTTGGTATTATAAATCTGTAGACATAAAGGCTGAAACTGAAACGGCAATTTTAAATGCTGATGTTTCTTTTAAACCTAATTTAACGTATTTTTTACAAGTAAAATTAAGTTCGAGGTTTGGGCATTTAATTGCGACTCCAATTATTGGAAATGGTTCTGGAGATTTAGCAAGTTTGGTAAAAACAGATGCTTTTATTCAGTTGCCAAATGATAAAACAGAGTTTAAAAAAGGAGAGGTTTTTCCGATAATAAGATATAGATAATGAGCGATTTTAGTCATTTAAACGAAAAGAACAATCCTAAAATGGTAAATGTTTCTGATAAGAAAATTACCAAAAGAACGGCAATTGCAAAGGCAACCATGTTTTTAGGAGAAGAAGTAATTGCTCATTTTACAAATGATGAGTTATTTACCAAAAAAGGACCTGTTTTTCAAACGGCAATTATTGCTGGAATTCAAGGTGTAAAAAAGACCTCAGAATTAATACCAATGTGCCATCCATTATTAATTAATGGTGTGGATATTGATATTAATATTATAGATTCAGAAAATATAGAAGTCTTTTGTGAAGTTACAATTACGGGTAAAACTGGTGTTGAAATGGAGGCTTTAACGGGAGCAAACATAACGTGTTTAACTATTTATGATATGTGTAAAAGCATCAGTCAGAAAATGGTTATTAAAGAAGTTAAATTGTTAGAGAAAACGGGAGGGAAATCTGATATTAAGAATTAAATGTCATTCCGAAATGAGACTTTTCGTCGATTGAGGAATCTAATTTTATAGAGCAACCAATTCTGAGAAGTTCTGTTATTTCTTCTTTATGGAGAATTACATGAAAATTATAAAATTTTGGAGTTCTAAATGATGAGATTTCTCAATCGCTTAAAAAGCTCATTTCTAAATGACACTTGCTTTAGAAACAATAGAATAATATTATGAAAAAACACAGCAAACATACCAATCTTGAAAGAAGAGATAACGATAATTTTGCTCCGAATGAAATTGCAATTTTGGGTACAAATTGTGGTGTTATTTCAGATTTGGTTCACAAGGTTTCTAAAAATTTATCAGATTATAAATTGGCTTATTTTGATGCTTCCCATGCTAAGGATGTCGTGAAGAATAACTTGTCAGAATATGTGTTTCATCACGAAGGAAATCTACAAATTACCACATCTGGAAATATCAATAAATTTCAACAACGATTAGATTTTGCCAAGTTTGATTATGTTTTTATCAACGGAAATCATTATCAAGGAGCAAAACAAATTCTAATTTTAGATGAGGCAAAAGAAGTCTCTGTTTTAAAAAGGTTAGATCAGTTAGATCGCATTCAATTTATAATTAAGTTGAAATCAGAAACTGAATATTTTAACTTTTTAGAAGAGAAATACCCACAGATAAAAAATATTACTTGTTATACTATTGATGAAATTGATGCGATTTCAAATCACATCAATAATTTAATTCAAGAAAAAATAGCTCCTGTAAAAGGTTTGGTTTTAGTTGGTGGTAAAAGTACCAGAATGGGTCAAGATAAATCTGAATTGGATTATTTTGGAAAACCACAGAAAGAAGTTGTAAAAGAATTGTTAGAAAATAATGCTTTAGAAACCTTTTATTCTGTTCAGAATTCATCAGAAAAAGGAGATGAAATTTCAGATAAATTCATCAATTTAGGTCCGTTTGGCGGAATTTGTTCTGCTTTTCAGAAAGATCCAAATTCAGCTTGGTTTGTGTTGGCAACAGATGTTCCTTTTGTAAATGAAGAAATTATTCAGTTAGTTTTAAAATACAGAAATCCTAGTAAGGCAGCAACGGCAATTAAGGGGAAAGGTAAAGATTTTCCGGAACCTTTAATTACTATTTACGAGCCGAAAGCATACGCTATTTTATTACAATATTTAGCACAAGGATATTCTTGTCCGCGTAAAATGTTAATTAATTCTGATGTAGAAATTGTTGAAATTGATGATGACTATATTAGAAATATAAATACTCCGGAAGAGTTTAATGAAGCTAAAAAAGAGCTAAATTAGTTGTAAATTAGAATGTTTAAATTTATGTAATCTCACTTTTATTATGAAAACAAAATCTTATTTTTTTATTCTTCTTTTCGGAATACTTTTTGCTAGTTGTACACCAGAACTTTCTACAAAAGAATTTATGGTAGATAATTGGGAAACCACTTACCTAAAAATAGAAATGTATACGGTTAATAATACAGATTCTTTGCAAGTTTACGAAGACAAATTTGATGATAATCCAGAATTAGTAGCACAATCTCAATATAATAATGATGGTACCTTTTCTGCTTGGTTTAAAAACACAAAAGGAGAGCAAATATCTAAAGCTATTGGAGAGTGGGATGTAGTGGAAGATTCTTTAAAAGTAGCTTTTAACTATGGAGGAAAAGATAAGAAAGTAAGCTACTTTATTGAAAGGACTACAGAAGGTTTTATAGGTACAAGCAAGTATGATTGGGATGAAGATGGAAAATTTGATGACCTGTTAACCATGAAGACAAAGAGAATTAAATTAGATTAGATTTGGTGAGTTTTAAAAAAATATCCTTAAGAATACGTATCTTTTTATCAATGATTTTATTGGTGTTATTGGCATCTGTATTAATCTTGGTGGTTACTATTTATCAGTATGATGAACAGACAAAAGACTACAATATTCAACGTTTTGAGCGGAAAGAGGCCACTACCAAAGAAATTATAGAATTAGAGCTTAAAAACAAAACCACCTACCCAGTAAATACTGAAAATTTAGCTAAAATATTTCAAGAACGTATTTTTGAAATATCATCTATTAATAAATTAAATATCTCGTTCTACGACTTAAAGGGGAATTTACTAAAATCTTCTACGGCAAATGCTTTTGAAAAAGTAGATATAAAACCGCTTCCGATAAATGTTTTAAAAGAATTATCGCAAAATTCTAATCATAAAATATTAAAAACAAGTGTAGAAAATGGAACGGGTTATCAATCTTCGTTCTCGTTTATACATGATCCAAAATTTAAAAGAATCGGTATTATTGAGTTGCAGTTTACGCAAGATAACTCGGAGATAGAGCATGAGCTGAGAGAGTTTATGTTGCGATTGGGTGTGGTGTATATATTAATGTTTCTAATTGCAATTGCAATTGCATATTTCTTATCAAGTTATATTACTAGGTCTATAAAAACCATTTCAGATAAAATGCAACAAACCCGTTTAAACAAACGGAATGAAAAGATTATTTTAGACAAGGCTAGTTCAGAAATAGAAATTTTGGTGGAAGCATACAATCATATGATTGATGAATTGGGAGAAAGTGCTGCTAAATTAGCTAAAAGTGAGCGAGAACAAGCTTGGAGAGAAATGGCAAAACAAGTAGCGCATGAAATTAAAAATCCATTGACTCCAATGCGCTTAACAGTGCAAAGTTTTGAGCGAAGATTTGATCCTACAGACGAAAAAGCAAAAGAGAAGTTAAAAGAATTTAGCCAGACTTTAATTCAGCAGATAGATGTTATGAGTTCTATAGCATCTGCTTTTTCTGATTTTGCTAAAATGCCAACTCAAAAGAAAGAACAATTAGATGTAATTAGCGTTGTAAAGTTTGCTTTAGATATTTTTTCAGAGCGATATATAAAATACTATCCGCAAGAAAAAGAACTGCACGCTAATTTAGATAAAACGCAATTAATTAGAGTGATTACAAACTTAGTTAAAAATGCAATTCAGGCCGTAAATGTTGAGGAAAACCCTTTAATTGAAGTAAAAGTTTTTTCTGAAGATCTAAATATAAAGATTACAGTTTCTGATAATGGAAAGGGAATTTCTGACGACCTAAAAGATTTAATTTTTGAACCTAAATTTACTACAAAATCTAGTGGAATGGGATTAGGTCTCGGTATGATAAGAAATATTATTGAAGCTTATAAAGGAACCATTTCTTTTACTTCTAAAGAAGGATTAGGAACTGTTTTTACAGTTATCTTAGCCAAAAGTTAATTTAATCATTGCCTTGAATGTGAAGAATAGGCAACTAAATTTATAAAAAATGAAATTCGAGAATATTTTAGTTGAGAAAAAAGATAGTTTGGCTCAAATAACAATCAACAGACCCAAAAAATTAAATGCTCTTAATAAGGCAACAATTATAGAATTGAATGAAGCTTTTGAAGGATTAGAAGATGATACTAATATTAGGGCAATTATTTTAACGGGTAGCGGAGAGAAAGCTTTTGTTGCAGGAGCAGATATCTCTGAATTTGCAGATTTTTCTGTAGATGAAGGAACCCGATTATCTAAATTAGGGCACGATACTTTATTCGATTATGTAGAAAATTTATCTACACCTGTTATTGCAGCCGTAAATGGTTTTGCTTTAGGTGGTGGATTAGAGTTGGCGATGTCTTGTCATTTTAGAATAGCATCTGATAATGCAAAAATGGGCTTGCCAGAAGTATCTTTAGGGGTTATACCTGGTTATGGAGGTACACAGCGTTTGCCACAATTAGTGGGGAAAGGAAAAGCAATGGAAATGATTATGACTGCAGGTATGATTTCTGCGGATGAGGCAAAAGAATATGGTTTGGTGAATCATGTTACTACCCAAGAGGAGTTATTGCCATTAGCCGAAAAGATTGCAAGTAAGATTATAAGAAATTCATCGTTAGCTATTAGCGCAGCCATTAGAGCTGTTAATGCAGGTTTTGAAGATGGTGTTAATGGTTTTGATGTTGAAGTAGATGAATTTGGAGAGTGTTTTGGAACAGATGATTTTATAGAAGGTACTGATGCATTTTTAAATAAAAGAAAACCAAATTTTTAGAGATAGTTATAAAAAAAAAGCGAGTCTAAATTAGACTCGCTTTAAGCATCAAAGTATGGCAGTAGATTGATGATGAAAT from Polaribacter sejongensis carries:
- a CDS encoding sensor histidine kinase, whose protein sequence is MILLVLLASVLILVVTIYQYDEQTKDYNIQRFERKEATTKEIIELELKNKTTYPVNTENLAKIFQERIFEISSINKLNISFYDLKGNLLKSSTANAFEKVDIKPLPINVLKELSQNSNHKILKTSVENGTGYQSSFSFIHDPKFKRIGIIELQFTQDNSEIEHELREFMLRLGVVYILMFLIAIAIAYFLSSYITRSIKTISDKMQQTRLNKRNEKIILDKASSEIEILVEAYNHMIDELGESAAKLAKSEREQAWREMAKQVAHEIKNPLTPMRLTVQSFERRFDPTDEKAKEKLKEFSQTLIQQIDVMSSIASAFSDFAKMPTQKKEQLDVISVVKFALDIFSERYIKYYPQEKELHANLDKTQLIRVITNLVKNAIQAVNVEENPLIEVKVFSEDLNIKITVSDNGKGISDDLKDLIFEPKFTTKSSGMGLGLGMIRNIIEAYKGTISFTSKEGLGTVFTVILAKS
- a CDS encoding enoyl-CoA hydratase/isomerase family protein, yielding MKFENILVEKKDSLAQITINRPKKLNALNKATIIELNEAFEGLEDDTNIRAIILTGSGEKAFVAGADISEFADFSVDEGTRLSKLGHDTLFDYVENLSTPVIAAVNGFALGGGLELAMSCHFRIASDNAKMGLPEVSLGVIPGYGGTQRLPQLVGKGKAMEMIMTAGMISADEAKEYGLVNHVTTQEELLPLAEKIASKIIRNSSLAISAAIRAVNAGFEDGVNGFDVEVDEFGECFGTDDFIEGTDAFLNKRKPNF